One genomic window of Manihot esculenta cultivar AM560-2 chromosome 16, M.esculenta_v8, whole genome shotgun sequence includes the following:
- the LOC110603611 gene encoding protein LSD1 isoform X3, whose protein sequence is MQSQLQCSGCRNILLYPRGATNVCCALCNTITFAPPPLGVEMAHLVCLGCRTLLMYSRGATSVRCSCCHTTNPAPASSQVAHINCGNCRTTLMYPYGAPSVKCAICQYVTNVSKLRKKQESQRKEFCTI, encoded by the exons ATGCAGAGCCAGCTTCAGTGTAGTGGGTGTAGGAACATTCTTCTTTATCCAAGAGGTGCAACAAATGTCTGTTGTGCATTATGTAATACAATTACCTTTGCCCCTCCTCCTCTAG GGGTGGAAATGGCTCATCTTGTATGTTTGGGTTGTCGGACATTGCTGATGTATTCACGTGGGGCAACAAGTGTAAGATGCTCCTGTTGTCACACTACAAACCCTGCACCAG CATCTAGCCAAGTCGCACACATCAATTGTGGAAACTGCCGGACAACACTTATGTATCCTTATGGGGCTCCATCTGTCAAATGTGCTATCTGCCAATATGTTACTAATGTTAGT AAATTGAGGAAGAAACAAGAGTCTCAAAGAAAGGAATTCTGCACCATTTAA